AATGAGATGAAATCCCCTCCCTTCATCTCCTACATCCAAAGGTCCatattaggacttagggactcaatggatgtaAGGGCCTTACGagaactctctctctctctctctctctctctctctctctctctatatatatatatatatatatatatatatatatatataatctaatgatagcatttcttaccatgaatcgaataatattattttcataattttttaccgacattattttgcaaaatgaaatgtaaaaggttttatataaaaattagaaacatcactagAATATAAACTAAGAAATatagagtatatattataataactaatagattttccaaagattaacttaggttagaaatcattattgtagagacaatAATACAAACTCTCTTAAAAACactctctgacaatacttaagagaatcaaaagattttgggttatgacttatatttataataataagatcaccctgccttatggtaatcttccgatgtgggacaattctaacatttatacatagtttattcaccacacttacattacttttcaatgtaggacaaataacatactaagtacaccatttttttcgcacctactttgacatcaactcgatttaataatgagaaaatacaatacaatctacactctaatgatagaattttttttgtcacaatctaattatataattttcatactatatttttttgtcaaatgaaatttaaagtttatatcaaaattataaacatcactttaatataatatagaaaatgtatatatatgggccagttctattatttatacataatatatttgatgcgtgtattttatataggtattttctacttcatttgcacgcatttctatgcattttgtgtagttttttttttttttttttttttgggtgaaatgtgagtatgtaTTATATATATCAAAAAGGTTGATTACATGTAGTCAAAAATAGGCTTTCTGTTACATATAATTTTTAAGCTTAAGCCAATTTATCTCTTCCTTAGTCATATGCTGAAAATCTCTTCCTCTGATTCTAGCTTTCACTTCCTCTATGACCTTCTCAGCACATACTCCTGGCCTAATTAGAACCCCATCCAGCCTGCACTTATTTCTTTCCTGCCAAATGTGGTACATAGCTCCCCAGACCATAGCAGCTTGAACTCCTATCTGCACCTTAGTCCCATTCCTTAGCAGACACCAATCAAGGACTTGCCTGTCAGGTATATGGCATTTCAGACACTGGTTGATGCAACAAATGACTTGCTTACTGTAAATACACTCGAAGAATAAGTGATCTGCCCCTTCAGTAGCTTGAGCACATAGGAAACAGGTATCATCAATATCCATTCCAAACTTAACTAGCTTATCATTGGTTCTCAGTGCTCCCTGTGCATACAGCCAGGCAAAGAACTGATGCTTAGGTAGCACCCAACCATTCCAGATTAGCCTTACCCATGGCACCTTTGGAACACTTCCTTGCAGCCATTCATATAGCCTTATATAATTACAAGGATAACCATATCCCGCAAATTAGGCTAGGATATCGCAACTAAATAACATAAATATAGGAACAATAATATTATGAAATCATATATATCCTATATTCCTAATACCCCCCCTCAAGCTGGAGCATGAAGATCAACAGTGCCCAGCTTGCGAAGAAGTGCAAGAAATTGTGAAGTGCCCAATGCTTTGGTAAGGATATCGGCCAATTGGTCCTTAGTAGAAACATGAGAGGTAACAATAAGTCCTTCGGTAATGGCATCGCGCACGAAGTgacaatcaatttcaatgtgtttCGTGCGTTCGTGAAAGACGGGATTACTGGCAAGTTGAAGAGCGGAAGCGCTATCAGAGAAAACGGCCATGGGCCGAGACAAGGTAATGCCGAAAGTGGTGAGGAGCCCTTTCAACCATTTTAGCTCGCAAACAATATTCGCCATAGAACGATACTCGGCCTCAGCTGATGAGAGTGAGACGGTGTGCTGGCGACGAGTTTTCCAGGAAATAGGAGAGCTGCCGAGAAAGATGTACCACCCAGTCACAGAACGACGGGTCATCGCGCAAGTTCCCCAGTCGGAGTCACACCAGCCGGTAATGGTGAAGTCACTATCGGATCGTAATAAAATACCTTGACCCGGACTGCCCTTTAAATAGCGTACCACGCGCATAGCAGCATCCATATGGTCAGTACACGGTTGATGCATAAATCGAGAGAGGATGTGAACAGCATAGGACAAGTCAGGACGAGTGACTGAGAGATAAACTAACCGGCCAACAAGACGACGATAGGATTCAACATCTTGAAGAAAGTCACCCGTAGCTTCAAGCAACTTGTGATTTTGCTCGATTGGAGTAGGAGCGGGTTTGGACCCGAGTAAACCTGTGTCAGAGATAATGTCTAGAGCATATTTGCGTTGGGAGACATAAATCCCTTCAGTGCTGCGAGATATTTCAAGGCCCAAAAAATATTTTAAGACACCAAGATCCTTCATGTGAAAACAATTCCCCAAATATTCCTTAAATTTAGCAACAGCGGAAGAATCGTTACCAGCAATGACTAAATCGTCAACATAAATAAGAATGAATAATCGGATATCTCCATGTATGTAAGAGAACAAGGAGTAATCGGAATAAGACTGGGTGAACCCATAGGACTTAAGTGCAGAAGTAAGTTTAGCAAACCAGCATCGCGGGGCTTGTCGGAGGCCATAAAGAGATTTCTTGAGACGACAAACCTTACCTTCTTTACCGTGACTAAAACCAGGAGGCAAGCGCATATACACTTCTTCATTCAATTCGCCGTGTAAGAAAGCATTATGAACATCCATTTGGTGGAGCTCCCATTTATTAATAGCAGCTATAGCAAGAAAGGCACGAATTGTACCCATTTTGACAACCGGAGCAAAAGTCTCGCCATAGTCAATACCCTCGACCTGGTGATTCCCGAAGACAACGAGGCGAGCCTTGAGGCGTTCAACAGTACCATCAGATTTGTATTTGATTTTATACACCCATCGACAACCAAGAGCTCGCTTGTCAGATGGCAAATCCGTCAATTCCCAGGTATCATTCCTCTCAAGAGCATCTATTTCATGTTTCATCGCATCACACCAACCCGGATCACGTATTGCATCTTTGAACGACGGAGGTTCAATGCCAGTAGTCACGGTTGCAAGAAATGCACGTTGTTTGGCCGAAAAA
This sequence is a window from Silene latifolia isolate original U9 population chromosome 8, ASM4854445v1, whole genome shotgun sequence. Protein-coding genes within it:
- the LOC141595060 gene encoding uncharacterized protein LOC141595060, with amino-acid sequence MVILGALRTNDKLVKFGMDIDDTCFLCAQATEGADHLFFECIYSKQVICCINQCLKCHIPDRQVLDWCLLRNGTKVQIGVQAAMVWGAMYHIWQERNKCRLDGVLIRPGVCAEKVIEEVKARIRGRDFQHMTKEEINWLKLKNYM